The Oscillospiraceae bacterium genome contains a region encoding:
- a CDS encoding membrane protein, translating into MKNRKNLRYLTQLSVLLALELILAYTPLGYLRVLPGLEISFLMIPVALGAMLLGPAAGAVLGGAFGLTSFGTCFGASTFGATLLAVDPLFTFLTCVPTRLLAGWLTGLLFRVLSRRSSRALKTDGQQVPVPGYAFGAAALAGPVLNTLLFTGALVLFFYHTDFIQGFVTALGAANPLTFMALFVGIQGLVEAAVGFAVSGLLGRAVYAALRRSRV; encoded by the coding sequence ATGAAAAACCGTAAAAACCTTCGCTATCTCACCCAACTCTCGGTGCTGCTTGCATTGGAACTGATCCTTGCCTACACGCCTTTGGGCTATCTGCGGGTGCTGCCAGGGCTGGAGATCAGCTTTTTAATGATCCCCGTTGCCCTGGGCGCCATGCTGCTTGGCCCTGCCGCCGGCGCTGTTTTGGGCGGTGCCTTTGGCCTGACCAGCTTCGGCACCTGTTTTGGGGCCAGCACCTTTGGGGCGACCCTGCTGGCCGTGGATCCCCTGTTCACCTTTCTCACCTGCGTGCCCACCCGCCTTTTGGCGGGGTGGCTGACGGGGCTTTTATTCCGCGTGCTGTCGCGCCGCTCTTCCCGCGCGCTTAAAACGGATGGCCAGCAGGTTCCTGTTCCCGGCTATGCCTTTGGCGCAGCGGCGCTGGCCGGGCCGGTGCTGAACACCCTGCTGTTTACCGGGGCGCTGGTGCTCTTTTTCTATCATACCGATTTTATTCAGGGCTTTGTAACTGCCCTTGGCGCCGCAAACCCTTTGACCTTTATGGCATTGTTCGTGGGTATTCAGGGGTTGGTGGAGGCCGCTGTAGGCTTTGCCGTGTCGGGCCTTTTGGGCCGCGCGGTATATGCGGCCCTGCGCCGCAGCCGGGTATAA